The Asticcacaulis excentricus CB 48 genomic sequence ACTTGAGGGTGGGCGTATAAAAGAGCCAGGGTATCATCCAGCATTGGAAAGCCGGCATGCATGATGTTCACCCGTAGCTTCGGGTGTTTGACAAGGACGTCTTCCATGAGAAGGGGATTGCTTAGGCTGGCGCGGTAACCAGAGCCCGGCAAATAGGCAACGCCCATGGGGCCCGGGCCTATGTGTATTGAGACCGGAAGGTCATTTGCCTCAGCGGCTACCCATATCGGTTCCAGTCTTGGATCGTTCGGCGCTATACCGTCGTATTGCGGACCCAACTCGCCGACGACCGTAATGTTACCGGCCGCTTTGGCGGCGGCAAGCTCCTGTGTCAGGCTGTTTTTCGGGGGCATGTTTGGCATAAGGCTTGGGAGCACACGTTCTGGTGCTTGCTTACGCCACTTCGCAACCATCACCGCACGCCCACTCACGACGCCGATAATGTTATTACGCTTCATGATGTCGATGGACTTTGTCATGACCTCGTCATCGGTCAAAGGTGACCAAACAGGGTCTTTGCAGGTCGGGTGTTTGAACCAGGATATGAAGCTTGACATAAAATCCTGTGTTTGATCCCATCGTGGCATCTGCTCAAACGGGCTGCACATGGCCAATGGGGGCGGGCCTTCCTCGTCAGCCGCCATCGCGTGCATATGCATGTCAATAATAGGCAGTTTCCCGGTCCCTGCCGCCGGCGCAGCGCTGACCGGGGCGGCGGTAAGAGCCGTAAGGAATACGGCATTTATGAACATGGTGCGCATATGAACCCTTTATGTGTCGGTTGACGGGCTAGCCATTATCGGAACGCCTGGACTTGGGCTGGGGCCAAAGCCTGTGTTGTAAAAAGGTGGACCGTAGTCCACGTGACCCTTCCGAATTCGCCCGAAGCGACTGGAGGGAATGGGATTTGACTTTAGCTGCCCCTCGGGATCGGACCATTGTCAAACGCACAAAATAACGCGTGCAAAGTCATGTCATCCGCTTGGTGCGAATGAGCGCCCGTGTATCGCCCGGACTTTGTTCATAGCGGCGCTTATAAGCCCGGAAAAAGACCACGTAGTCCTGAAAGCCGCAAAGTGCGGCG encodes the following:
- a CDS encoding amidohydrolase family protein, which codes for MRTMFINAVFLTALTAAPVSAAPAAGTGKLPIIDMHMHAMAADEEGPPPLAMCSPFEQMPRWDQTQDFMSSFISWFKHPTCKDPVWSPLTDDEVMTKSIDIMKRNNIIGVVSGRAVMVAKWRKQAPERVLPSLMPNMPPKNSLTQELAAAKAAGNITVVGELGPQYDGIAPNDPRLEPIWVAAEANDLPVSIHIGPGPMGVAYLPGSGYRASLSNPLLMEDVLVKHPKLRVNIMHAGFPMLDDTLALLYAHPQVYVDTGVIVYSQPRPAFYRYLQALIDGGFGDRVMFGSDQMVWPETIERGIAVINEAPFLSAGQKRDILYNNAARFLRLDETTRQRHINMGHEP